A stretch of DNA from Brevibacillus ruminantium:
CGTTCAGCGTACTTCCAAAACAGGTACATCTCTCGTAGGGATGAGGATACCGAAAGAGGTAGCGAGCAGCATTCAGCAAAAAGTGTGCAGTGTTCCAGCAGCCGTACAGGAATGCTTTGCGTGTAGAGCTAAGGCTATGGAAGCTGTCGGGAGCGGGAGGCGCCCTGTTCGCAGGACACTCCCGATTTCCCTCCTTTGTGGATGACTCCTCTGCAAAGAGAAAACGTTGGCAGAAGCAATGTCAGGGAAGGAGAACTTCAATGAATACGAAAGAAAGCATCTTTCAAATGGAAGGGGACCATTTCCCTGGAAAGACGTACGTCGAAGCCGTATTGGAGCCCGCCTTTACGGAAGCCAAAACCCATCTGTTGACGCCGATGATGGCGATCAACAAGGCCCATCTCGTCATGCTGCGTGAACAAGAGCTGATCACGGATGACGAAGCGAGACAGATCGCCCGTGCTTTGAGCGGAATCGATCTGGAGGAGCTGCGCTGCTCCTCGTACACGGGACAGTTTGAGGATTTGTTCTTTCAGGTGGAGAGCAAGCTTCTGGAGCTGGCGGGAGATGTGGCGGGTAATCTGCATCTGGCCCGCAGCCGCAATGACATGGGGGTCACCATTTACCGGATGGTACTGCGGGAAAAATTGCTGGTGACCCTCACGTCAGCTATCGCCCTGAAAGAGCAACTGCTCCGCTTTGCAGATGAACACGCGGAAACAGTGATGATCGGCTATACGCATACGCAGCAGGCCCAGCCGACGACCATGGCTCATTACATACTGGCCGTCGTCGATTCGCTGACGCGGGATATCCAGCGGTTGATCAGCGCATACCGCACCTGCAACCGAAGTCCGATGGGAGCCGCAGCGCTCACGACCTCCGGCTTCCCGATCAGCCGCGAACGTGTGATGAATCTGCTTGCGTTCGATGAGCTGGTGGAAAATGCGTACGATGCCATCGGCGGAGCTGACTATTTGGGCGAGATTGCAACGGCTGTGCAGCTGGCATCGATTAACCTGGGACGGACCGTTCAAGACATGCTGCAGTGGTGTACGCAGGAGTTTGCCGTGTTGAAAGTGGCAAGCCCGTATGTCCAGATCAGCTCTATCATGCCGCAGAAACGCAATCCGGTTTCTTTTGAACATATGCGGTCGCTGTTGTCGTCCGGCGCTGGCAATGCGGCCACCGTTTTGACGATGATGCACAATACACCGTTCGGCGACATCGTCGATACAGAGGATGACATGCAGCCGTACGCGTGGCGCTGCCTTTCCGTTCTCGATCAGATGTACCGTCTGATGGCCTGCGTGGTGGGAACGATGGACGTGAACAAACAAGGTCTGCTGGAGCGGGCCAAAGGCAGCTTCGCCACTGTAACCGAATTGGCTGATACCCTTGTACGAACGGATCGCTTGTCTTTCCGCACCTCGCACCACATCGTCAGCCGAGTGGTAAAAGAAGCGATGGCACGCGGACTTCGGGCAGATGAAATCGGGCTCGATCTGGTTCAGGAGGCGGCTCAAGCTGTGATTGGCAAATGCCTTGCCCTGACTGAGCAAGAACTGCGGCAGGCCCTTGATCCGGTTCATTTTGTCGCCATTCGCAAGCTTCTCGGAGGTCCCAGTCCTGATGAAATGAGACGGATGATCGCCCAGCGCACACAAGACGGTCAAGCCGAGACGGCCTGGCTTGCAGCAGAGAAGGAATCCGCTCATCAAGCCATGCGTTTTCTCGATCAGGTCACGTCCGAATGGAGTGAAGCATGATGACCGTGACACGCATTCCCCTTTTGGCCGTGGACGGCGGGGGAACAAAGTGTCTGGCCGTATTGGTAGACGACTCGCAACAGATCGTGGGAACAGGGCGTGCAGGCTCCTGCAACTACCAGGGCATCGGCAGAGAGATGGCAGCACGGGAACTGGAAGCAGCGATACGGGCAGCGTTGCAGGAAGCCGTAGTCTGGCAGAAATCAGGGAGCACGGCTGAAGCGCCGCCGTCTTTGCAGGCAAGTGAGCGCGGAAATCAGGAGGATATCCAGACGCTGGGGACGAAAACACTGGAGATTGAATGTGCGGTGTTCGGACTTGCAGGTCTGGATACGGAATACGACCGGCGAGTGATCACGGAAATGGTGGTTGCCGTCCTGCAAAAGCTGCAAATAAAGGTGCGTCACCTGCTGGTAGAAAACGATGGCTTCGCGGCTCTTTTAGGTGCGACAAACGGGGAGCCGGGGATTCTCGTTATCGCCGGCACCGGCTCGATTGCCTTCGGTGTAAACAAGGCGGGGGAAACGGCCAGATCTGGCGGGTGGGGCCATCGGGTCGGAGACGAAGGCAGCGGCTATTGGATCGGCAAGCAAGCGGTCACGGCGGTGCTGAAAGCTGCGGATGGTCGCGGACGTCAGACTGCGCTCACTGACCTGCTGCCGCCGCATATCGGTCTTTCGCACGTAGAAGAGCTGTTTAACTGGACATACGGTTCGCAATACTCTGTCGACAAAATCGGGGAGCTCTCCCTTCTCGTCAGCCAGGCCGCCGACCGCGGAGACGCTGTTGCCCTGGGTATTTTGGAGAAGGCGGGCGAAGAACTGTTTCATGCGGCCAGGGCAGTGATGGAGCGGCTTTGCATGAACAAAGAGCCGTTCAAAATGATCCTTCAGGGAGGCGTGCTGCAGAACGATGAGCGGGTCCGTTCTATCGTCCTGCAGCGAATCCGCTCGGCGGCTCCCCAGGTTGTGATCGACAAGGCACAAAATGAACCTATTTACGGTGTAATTGCCAAAGGATTGGCATATCTCAAAGGGAGAACCGAGAAACATTGAGGTGAAAATCATGAAGCGGTTAATGTTTGTGTTTCCCCATCCTGACGACGAATCCTTCGCGTGTGCCGGGACATTGGCAAGGTGCAGAGAGGTGGGGCATGAGACGTGTCTGATTTGCGTCACTTCCGGCTGCAAGGGGCGTCCGGGACCGTTTCCGATCAACTGCCGGGAGGAGCTGGCCCGGCACCGGGAACAGGAGCTTTCGTGTGCAGCCGACGTTTTGGGGATCGGAAAGCTGGAGCTGCTTCGCTATCCGGATGGTGGATTGTCAGCAGTGGAACCGGAAGAGCTTGCGGAGCGCATCTGTCAATTGATCGTGGCGTGGAAACCAAATGTGGTGGTGACGTTTCCGCCGGATGGTGTCACAGGTCATCCCGACCATATCGCTGCATCCAATGCGACTGCTGCAGCCGTAGAAAGGGCGGAACTGCATTTGCGCGAGGAAGAGTACCCCTCGCTTTATTTTGTATCGATTCCTCATTACTACGATCATTGCCCGGACAAGGGGCCGAGGCCGGCTGTTCCCATCACGGGAAAGGTGGACATTACGCTGTACCGTGAACAAAAGGCGGAAGCGCTGCGTGCCCACCAAAGCCAGGAATACTCGGTCAATCGTGCCTACCCAGGCGTGATGAATGGAGACAGCGGCGTGATCGGGTGCTATGAATACTACACGCTGGTCCGAGAGGGAGGCAAGGCCGTCACCCCGACTTCACCTGAGAAGGAGATTCCAGTGATCGATTTGTAGATGTATACTGGAAGAAAATACAGCGGAGAAGAGGAGCGGACCATGAAAACAATCGGATTGATCGGCGGGATGAGCTGGGAGTCCTCAGCGGTTTATTATCGTTTGCTTAATGAAGCGGTGAAGATGGAAAGAGGGGATCTTCATTCCGCCAAATGCCTCCTATTCTCGGTTGATTTTGCCGAAATCGCGCATTTGCAGCATCAGGGAGAATGGACGGAATTGGGCGCAGAGATGGTACGTGCGGCCCAAAGACTGGAGTCTGCCGGGGCCGAGATGATTGTGCTGTGCACCAATACGATGCACAAGGTGGCGGAGGAGATCGAGGCGCAGGTTCCGCTTCCCTTTATCCATATTGCCGACGCCACAGCTCACTCTATCAAGGCTTCAGGTTTGACGAGAGTGGGCCTGCTCGCCACCCGATTTACGATGGAAGAGGAGTTTTATACGGGAAGGCTGAGGGACAAGCACGGGTTGGACGTGCTTATTCCTTCTGAGGAAGATCGGGAAGCTGTGCATGCGATCATCTACAAGGAGCTTTGCCAGGGTGTTATTCGGGAAGAGTCGAAAGGACGATACCTGGAAGTAATCCGACGCCTGATCGAGCAGGGCGCCGAGGGAATCATTCTGGGCTGTACAGAAATCGGCCTCTTGATCGGGCAGGAAGACTGTGCCGTTCCCGTATTTGACACGACAAAGATACATGCGGAAGCCGCTGTTCGCTACGCTTTGGGTGCGTGAGCTAAATAAAAATGGCTGTCGACTTTCTATAACAGCCTGAGGAGGGGATGACGCAATCCCCTTTTTTTTGTTGAAGCCGATAACGGAGAGACCACGTTTTCGACTTTTTCGAAAAACGGATTAGGTCATGCTGACTTTATCTGGCAGCTTATGTAAAAGAGTTGGAGTGCTTTTTTGTTTAGGCGCTCGCTGTTTGGATATAAGCAGTCAACGTATCGATAAACGTTCGGGCTGCAAATCCCATGTATCTGTCCGAACGGTGGACGATACAGATGTCCTGGCTAGGTGTCGGGTCCAGAAGCGAGATGATCGCGATCTCTTTTCGGTTGAGATTTTCCAGCAGCAGCCGGGGCAGTACGCATGCACCGATCCCCTGCTCCACCAGTGTAAGAAGGGAGGACAGGGTAGTCGTTTCGATATGGGGCTGCAGACGGAAACCTTCCTGAAGACAATAACGGCTGATCACTTGTCTGACTTGATGGTCCGAGGGGAACATGACCATTTTCAAGTGCTGCAGTTCGGCCAGCGGAATCGCTTTTTCCATGGAGAGCGGGTGGTCTGCGCGAATAGCCAGCGCAAATTCTTCGTGGAATAACGGTAGTACGGTCATTCGATCACTGGGGGGAGGCGCAGTCGTTACGCCGATGTCGATGCTGCCGCTGATAACCTGCTCCAAAACCTTCGTAGATTCGATGACGGATAGAGACAATTGCGGATAGGTTTGGTGAAATTCGACGAGCAAAGCATTAAAGAGTAGATCCGCATCTCCGGGCAGAACCCCGATCGTGAGTGTTCCGCCTTGAATATCTCTCATTTCGGCAATAGCATCACGAGCGTATGCGATATGGGAAAACACATGTCGGCTTTGTTCCAGCAATACTTTCCCCGCTTCCGTCAGCGCGATTCTTTTTCCCATCCGGTCAAAGAGCGGAACC
This window harbors:
- the argH gene encoding argininosuccinate lyase; this encodes MNTKESIFQMEGDHFPGKTYVEAVLEPAFTEAKTHLLTPMMAINKAHLVMLREQELITDDEARQIARALSGIDLEELRCSSYTGQFEDLFFQVESKLLELAGDVAGNLHLARSRNDMGVTIYRMVLREKLLVTLTSAIALKEQLLRFADEHAETVMIGYTHTQQAQPTTMAHYILAVVDSLTRDIQRLISAYRTCNRSPMGAAALTTSGFPISRERVMNLLAFDELVENAYDAIGGADYLGEIATAVQLASINLGRTVQDMLQWCTQEFAVLKVASPYVQISSIMPQKRNPVSFEHMRSLLSSGAGNAATVLTMMHNTPFGDIVDTEDDMQPYAWRCLSVLDQMYRLMACVVGTMDVNKQGLLERAKGSFATVTELADTLVRTDRLSFRTSHHIVSRVVKEAMARGLRADEIGLDLVQEAAQAVIGKCLALTEQELRQALDPVHFVAIRKLLGGPSPDEMRRMIAQRTQDGQAETAWLAAEKESAHQAMRFLDQVTSEWSEA
- a CDS encoding N-acetylglucosamine kinase, with product MTVTRIPLLAVDGGGTKCLAVLVDDSQQIVGTGRAGSCNYQGIGREMAARELEAAIRAALQEAVVWQKSGSTAEAPPSLQASERGNQEDIQTLGTKTLEIECAVFGLAGLDTEYDRRVITEMVVAVLQKLQIKVRHLLVENDGFAALLGATNGEPGILVIAGTGSIAFGVNKAGETARSGGWGHRVGDEGSGYWIGKQAVTAVLKAADGRGRQTALTDLLPPHIGLSHVEELFNWTYGSQYSVDKIGELSLLVSQAADRGDAVALGILEKAGEELFHAARAVMERLCMNKEPFKMILQGGVLQNDERVRSIVLQRIRSAAPQVVIDKAQNEPIYGVIAKGLAYLKGRTEKH
- a CDS encoding PIG-L deacetylase family protein; its protein translation is MKRLMFVFPHPDDESFACAGTLARCREVGHETCLICVTSGCKGRPGPFPINCREELARHREQELSCAADVLGIGKLELLRYPDGGLSAVEPEELAERICQLIVAWKPNVVVTFPPDGVTGHPDHIAASNATAAAVERAELHLREEEYPSLYFVSIPHYYDHCPDKGPRPAVPITGKVDITLYREQKAEALRAHQSQEYSVNRAYPGVMNGDSGVIGCYEYYTLVREGGKAVTPTSPEKEIPVIDL
- a CDS encoding aspartate/glutamate racemase family protein; this encodes MKTIGLIGGMSWESSAVYYRLLNEAVKMERGDLHSAKCLLFSVDFAEIAHLQHQGEWTELGAEMVRAAQRLESAGAEMIVLCTNTMHKVAEEIEAQVPLPFIHIADATAHSIKASGLTRVGLLATRFTMEEEFYTGRLRDKHGLDVLIPSEEDREAVHAIIYKELCQGVIREESKGRYLEVIRRLIEQGAEGIILGCTEIGLLIGQEDCAVPVFDTTKIHAEAAVRYALGA
- a CDS encoding LysR family transcriptional regulator codes for the protein MELRQLEYFIAVCEEMHFSRASEKLCTTQSNLSQQIKFLENELGVPLFDRMGKRIALTEAGKVLLEQSRHVFSHIAYARDAIAEMRDIQGGTLTIGVLPGDADLLFNALLVEFHQTYPQLSLSVIESTKVLEQVISGSIDIGVTTAPPPSDRMTVLPLFHEEFALAIRADHPLSMEKAIPLAELQHLKMVMFPSDHQVRQVISRYCLQEGFRLQPHIETTTLSSLLTLVEQGIGACVLPRLLLENLNRKEIAIISLLDPTPSQDICIVHRSDRYMGFAARTFIDTLTAYIQTASA